A section of the Castanea sativa cultivar Marrone di Chiusa Pesio chromosome 12, ASM4071231v1 genome encodes:
- the LOC142620243 gene encoding uncharacterized protein LOC142620243: MQPFREVLDECRLIDLGFVGSNFTWHKHYPIYTVWERLDRAVASTEWLLKFPDTKVYHLDVTTSDHKPLWICPDVMECNQQRPFRFEQMWMTDKGCGATIEGVWKENFEEPRTEILLKKIDRCGFELTRWSKKNFGCVRKELEGKRKLLAKVEKQAARTGDTGRLRQLESEINALMDKEAKMWKQRSRVAWLKDGDKNTRFFHTKATQRRRRNYIKGIFDETGKWCTQQNQIADAVVNYYQQLFMSSNPEHIDEVLVEIPQKVTDEMNNVLTATFTEEEVEKALKQMEPLKSPGPDDRLISDNILVAFETLHYMRNHCTGKTGFMALKLDMSKAYDRVEWRFMEKVLYRMGFCDKWINLMMECITTATYSILINGDPYGNIVPSRGLRQGDPLSPYLFLFCTEGLHGLITKAANNGDIRGVSICKIGPKLTHLLFADDSLVFCRSTEAECHHLLHILSAYERASGQQVNRAKTNLFFSKSTSHEMQGHIKEALRVEVVQQYDKYPGLPSFVGRNKKASFDNIKQRVWKKLQGWEGNLLSQAGREILIKAVAQALPIYTMSCFKLPIRLCHDIEALIRRFFWRQRGNNRKIN; encoded by the exons ATGCAGCCTTTTAGGGAAGTTTTGGATGAATGTAGACTCATTGACTTGGGCTTTGTGGGCTCAAACTTTACTTGGCATAAACACTACCCTATATACACAGTATGGGAAAGACTTGATAGAGCTGTGGCATCAACGGAGTGGCTACTTAAATTTCCAGATACAAAGGTTTATCACTTGGATGTCACCACATCTGACCATAAACCTTTATGGATCTGCCCTGACGTTATGGAATGTAATCAACAACGGCCATTCCGCTTTGAACAAATGTGGATGACGGATAAGGGATGCGGCGCAACAATTGAGGGAGTGTGGAAGGAAAATTTTGAGGAGCCACGAACTGAAATACTTCTAAAGAAAATTGACAGGTGCGGCTTTGAGTTGACTAGGTGGAGTAAGAAAAATTTTGGTTGTGTACGTAAAGAAttggaaggaaaaagaaagttgTTGGCAAAAGTTGAAAAGCAAGCTGCAAGGACAGGGGATACAGGCAGATTGAGGCAACTTGAGTCTGAAATAAATGCATTAATGGATAAGGAAGCCAAGATGTGGAAACAAAGATCAAGGGTGGCCTGGTTAAAAGATGGGGATAAGAATACCAGATTTTTTCATACTAAGGCAACACAAAGGAGAAGAAGGAACTATATTAAAGGAATCTTTGATGAAACCGGGAAGTGGTGTACCCAGCAAAATCAGATAGCAGATGCAGTAGTGAATTACTACCAGCAGCTCTTCATGTCGAGTAATCCAGAACATATTGATGAGGTCTTGGTTGAGATACCGCAAAAGGTGACTGACGAGATGAATAACGTTTTGACAGCAACTTTTACTGAAGAAGAGGTTGAGAAGGCTCTTAAACAAATGGAACCTCTTAAGTCTCCTGGGCCTGATG ATAGATTAATATCGGATAATATCTTAGTAGCTTTTGAAACTCTCCATTATATGCGTAATCATTGTACCGGGAAGACGGGATTTATGGCTTTAAAACTCGACATGAGTAAAGCCTATGATCGGGTGGAATGGAGGTTCATGGAGAAGGTGTTGTATAGGATGGGTTTTTGTGATAAATGGATCAACCTCATGATGGAATGCATTACAACAGCCACCTATTCCATTTTGATCAATGGAGACCCTTATGGTAATATTGTGCCTTCTAGAGGGCTTAGGCAAGGCGACCCCCTCTCGCCCTacctatttcttttttgtacgGAAGGGTTGCATGGTTTAATCACTAAGGCAGCCAATAATGGAGACATCCGAGGCGTTTCCATATGTAAAATTGGACCTAAACTGACGCACCTTTTATTTGCTGATGATAGCCTTGTTTTTTGCAGATCAACTGAGGCCGAATGTCATCATTTACTTCATATACTTTCTGCCTACGAGAGAGCATCAGGCCAACAAGTAAACCGAGCAAAAACTAACTTGTTCTTCAGTAAATCTACTTCTCATGAGATGCAGGGTCATATCAAGGAAGCACTTAGAGTGGAAGTGGTGCAACAGTATGATAAATACCCAGGCTTGCCCTCCTTTGTTGGCCGAAACAAGAAGGCGAGTTTTGATAACATCAAGCAGCGGGTTTGGAAAAAGCTCCAAGGATGGGAAGGAAATTTGCTCTCACAAGCAGGACGAGAAATCTTAATTAAAGCAGTTGCCCAAGCGCTTCCCATTTACACCATGTCTTGTTTTAAGCTACCAATTAGGTTATGCCATGATATTGAGGCTCTTATTCGTCGTTTTTTCTGGAGACAGAGGGGAAACAACAGAAAAATTAACTAG
- the LOC142620244 gene encoding uncharacterized protein LOC142620244: MEAATPSSASYAWKSIIKGREVIKKCAVWRIGRGESVHVWGDNWLPGTEMNRVVSPCWRGTEDFTVSLFIDQINCKWKEDLLDYYLMDFEAEKIKAIPLSKTQLHDTLIWPHNPNGDYTMKSGYKILQKEFQSQQPGTSNPEASKSLWQAIWKLNVPSKVKNLMWRACRDSLPTKTNLARDRLYEFSNLHNPISASAATPATCWRPPDQGFFKINFDGALFSKENRAGIGVVVRNEEGLVLASLSQQILLPTTVMEVETLAARHALEFAVEIGVHSVILKGDSTILINALQSNNHSLAHFGHLAEDVKYLASCFPRCMFSHVRRHCNKVAHSLARRALTYPHLLVWMEDVPPDVFDVFQADLKGLH, encoded by the exons ATGGAAGCTGCAACTCCAAGTTCTGCATCATACGCTTGGAAGAGTATCATTAAAGGCAGAGAAGTTATCAAGAAATGTGCGGTCTGGCGAATAGGAAGGGGCGAATCTGTCCATGTATGGGGTGACAATTGGCTGCCAGGAACTGAGATGAATCGGGTTGTATCGCCATGTTGGAGGGGAACAGAAGATTTCACAGTAAGCTTATTTATAGATCAGATCAACTGCAAGTGGAAAGAAGACTTGCTAGACTATTATTTGATGGATTTTGAGGCAGAAAAAATCAAAGCCATCCCCTTATCAAAAACGCAGCTGCATGACACTTTGATATGGCCTCATAACCCAAATGGCGACTACACAATGAAATCCGGGTATAAAATTCTCCAGAAGGAATTCCAAAGTCAGCAACCGGGCACCTCAAATCCAGAAGCTTCAAAGTCACTTTGGCAAGCAATTTGGAAATTAAATGTCCCCTCAAAAGTGAAGAACTTAATGTGGAGAGCATGTAGAGACTCACTACCAACAAAAACCAATTTG GCGCGAGACAGATTGTATGAGTTCTCCAATCTGCACAATCCTATATCAGCATCGGCAGCTACACCTGCAACTTGTTGGAGACCTCCAGACCAaggttttttcaaaattaattttgatggcGCGCTTTTTAGTAAGGAGAATCGGGCTGGGATTGGAGTAGTGGTACGCAATGAAGAAGGCTTAGTCTTAGCTTCACTTTCGCAGCAAATTCTGCTACCTACAACAGTAATGGAAGTGGAGACCCTTGCTGCCAGACATGCCCTTGAGTTTGCAGTTGAGATAGGAGTACACAGTGTGATTCTTAAGGGGGATTCCACCATTCTCATCAATGCACTTCAAAGTAATAACCACTCCTTGGCTCACTTTGGTCATCTAGCAGAGGATGTCAAATACCTTGCCTCATGTTTCCCAAGATGTATGTTTTCTCATGTACGTAGGCATTGTAACAAAGTCGCTCACTCTCTAGCTAGAAGAGCACTTACATATCCTCATTTGTTAgtttggatggaagatgttccaCCAGACGTTTTTGATGTATTCCAGGCTGATTTAAAGGGCCTTCATTAA
- the LOC142618548 gene encoding uncharacterized protein LOC142618548 has protein sequence MGSEGETVTLRKPRFLCLHGFRTSGEILKTQVTMKWPESVTQKLDLVYLDAPFPCQGKSEVEGIFDPPYYEWFQFNKEFTEYTNFDECLAYIEDYMIKNGPFDGLLGFSQGAILSAGLPGLQAQGVTFTKVPKIKFLIIVGGAKFRAASLIDKAYSTPIQCPSLHFLGETDFLKEYGKELLENCVDPVVIHHPKGHTIPRLDEKGLQIMESFIERIQKMVDEKEIKE, from the exons atgggaaGCGAAGGCGAGACTGTGACTTTGAGAAAGCCCAGGTTTCTATGCCTTCATGGGTTCAGAACGAGTGGAGAGATTCTAAAGACACAGGTGACGATGAAGTGGCCCGAATCTGTGACACAGAAACTCGACCTCGTTTACCTCGATGCTCCTTTTCCATGCCAAGGCAAATCCGAGGTCGAAGGAATTTTTGATCCTCCTTATTACGAGTGGTTCCAATTCAACAAg gAATTTACGGAGTACACGAACTTTGATGAATGTCTTGCATATATCGAGGATTACATGATTAAGAATGGCCCATTTGATGGTCTCCTTGGTTTCTCTCAG GGGGCAATATTGTCAGCTGGGTTACCTGGTCTGCAAGCTCAG GGCGTGACGTTCACGAAGGTTCCTAAAATTAAATTCCTAATAATAGTTGGGGGAGCCAAGTTTAGGGCAGCATCTCTGATTGACAAAGCATATTCTACTCCAATTCAATGCCCTTCCCTTCACTTTTTAG GGGAGACTGACTTCTTGAAGGAATATGGAAAGGAACTCTTGGAAAATTGTGTAGACCCTGTTGTGATTCATCATCCTAAGGGCCATACAATACCCAGACTTG atgAAAAGGGTTTGCAGATTATGGAGAGCTTCATTGAGAGGATTCAAAAGATGGTAGAtgagaaagaaatcaaagaataG
- the LOC142620929 gene encoding pyridoxine/pyridoxamine 5'-phosphate oxidase 1, chloroplastic isoform X3 — MWSSLARKSRTMTCLFLATHQSSLPLIFNPSNSNVHKPSRSFHHNTLSNNKLSPAFLTPIPSLSIRAFCSNPSAKMADRAVQIQNSDSVSYLKQREAAEIDEILMGPLGFSVDQLMELAGLSVAESIAEVYKPSEYKRVLAICGPGNNGGDGLVAARHLYHFGYKPSVCYPKRTPKPLYSGLVTQLESLSVPFLSVEDLPLDLSKDFDILVDAMFGFSFHGTPRPPFDDLIQRLVSLRDHDQTHQKSPVIVSIDIPSGWHVEEGDIGGEGIKPDMLVSLTAPKLCAKKFCGPHHFLGGRFVPPSIADKYKLCLPPYLGTSMCVRIGKPPKIDISALRENYISPELLEEQVEADPIDQFCKWFDDAVAASLKEPNAMALSTAGKDGKPSSRMVLLKGVDKDGFVWYTNYDSRKAHDLSDNPHASLLFYWDGLNRQVRVEGSVQKVSDEESEQYFHSRPRGSQIGAIVSKQSTVVPGRHVLHQQYKELEETFSDGLQYSPHEINGQQVWKIERLAP; from the exons ATGTGGTCATCGTTGGCACGCAAAAGCCGAACCATGACATGCCTATTCCTCGCTACTCACCAATCCTCACTCCCTCTCATTTTTAATCCCTCCAATTCCAACGTTCACAAACCTTCTCGCTCTTTCCACCACAACACTCTCTCCAATAATAAACTCTCCCCG GCATTTCTCACTCCAATTCCGAGTCTCTCAATTCGTGCATTTTGTTCAAATCCCAGTGCAAAAATGGCAGACAGAGCGGTTCAAATCCAAAACTCAGACTCTGTATCTTATCTTAAGCAACGAGAAGCCGCTGAGATCGATGAGATCCTCATGGGTCCTCTCGGGTTTAGCGTCGATCAGCTAATG GAATTGGCTGGCTTAAGCGTAGCTGAATCCATAGCAGAG GTTTACAAACCGAGTGAGTATAAGCGTGTGCTCGCAATTTGCGGTCCTGGGAACAATGGTGGTGATGGGCTCGTGGCTGCCCGTCATCTTTATCACTTTGGTTACAAACCGTCTGTTTGTTATCCGAAGCGTACTCCCAAGCCTCTTTATTCTGGTTTGGTCACTCAG CTTGAATCACTATCAGTCCCTTTCTTGTCAGTTGAAGATCTTCCTTTGGACTTATCAAAGGACTTTGACATTCTAGTTGATGCAATGTTTGGATTCTCATTCCATG GCACCCCAAGGCCACCTTTTGATGATCTTATCCAAAGATTGGTTTCTTTACGAGATCATGATCAAACACACCAAAAATCCCCTGTTATTGTCTCTATAGACATTCCGTCTGGGTGGCATGTTGAAGAAGGAGACATTGGTGGTGAAGGCATTAAACCTGACATGCTG GTTTCTTTGACTGCTCCAAAGTTGTGTGCGAAGAAGTTTTGTGGTCCACACCACTTTCTAGGTGGTAGATTTGTCCCACCATCTATTGCAGATAAGTATAAGCTTTGTCTTCCACCATATCTTGGCACTTCCATGTGTGTCCGAATTGGAAAGCCTCCAAAAATTGATATATCAGCTCTTAGAGAGAATTATATATCCCCAGAACTCCTTGAGGAACAAGTGGAGGCAGATCCAATTGATCAG TTTTGCAAATGGTTTGATGATGCAGTGGCTGCTAGCTTGAAGGAACCAAATGCTATGGCATTGTCAACTGCTGGGAAGGATGGAAAACC GTCATCACGAATGGTATTGCTAAAAGGAGTTGATAAGGATGGTTTTGTCTG GTACACCAATTATGACAGTCGAAAGGCACATGACTTATCTGATAATCCCCACGCATCACTGCTTTTCTATTGGGATGGTCTTAATCGTCAG GTAAGAGTGGAAGGATCTGTGCAGAAAGTTTCGGATGAGGAATCTGAGCAGTACTTTCATAGCCGTCCTCGAGGAAGTCAGATTGGAGCAATAGTTAGCAAGCAG AGCACCGTAGTGCCTGGAAGGCATGTTCTACACCAACAATATAAAGAACTAGAGGAAACTTTTTCTGATGG GTTGCAGTATTCTCCTCATGAAATCAATGGACAACAAGTGTGGAAAATTGAGCGGTTGGCTCCTTGA
- the LOC142620929 gene encoding pyridoxine/pyridoxamine 5'-phosphate oxidase 1, chloroplastic isoform X2: protein MWSSLARKSRTMTCLFLATHQSSLPLIFNPSNSNVHKPSRSFHHNTLSNNKLSPAFLTPIPSLSIRAFCSNPSAKMADRAVQIQNSDSVSYLKQREAAEIDEILMGPLGFSVDQLMELAGLSVAESIAEVYKPSEYKRVLAICGPGNNGGDGLVAARHLYHFGYKPSVCYPKRTPKPLYSGLVTQLESLSVPFLSVEDLPLDLSKDFDILVDAMFGFSFHGTPRPPFDDLIQRLVSLRDHDQTHQKSPVIVSIDIPSGWHVEEGDIGGEGIKPDMLVSLTAPKLCAKKFCGPHHFLGGRFVPPSIADKYKLCLPPYLGTSMCVRIGKPPKIDISALRENYISPELLEEQVEADPIDQFCKWFDDAVAASLKEPNAMALSTAGKDGKPSSRMVLLKGVDKDGFVWYTNYDSRKAHDLSDNPHASLLFYWDGLNRQVRVEGSVQKVSDEESEQYFHSRPRGSQIGAIVSKQSTVVPGRHVLHQQYKELEETFSDGSLIPKPKHWGGYRLKPELFEFWQGQKSRLHDRWFSSHL, encoded by the exons ATGTGGTCATCGTTGGCACGCAAAAGCCGAACCATGACATGCCTATTCCTCGCTACTCACCAATCCTCACTCCCTCTCATTTTTAATCCCTCCAATTCCAACGTTCACAAACCTTCTCGCTCTTTCCACCACAACACTCTCTCCAATAATAAACTCTCCCCG GCATTTCTCACTCCAATTCCGAGTCTCTCAATTCGTGCATTTTGTTCAAATCCCAGTGCAAAAATGGCAGACAGAGCGGTTCAAATCCAAAACTCAGACTCTGTATCTTATCTTAAGCAACGAGAAGCCGCTGAGATCGATGAGATCCTCATGGGTCCTCTCGGGTTTAGCGTCGATCAGCTAATG GAATTGGCTGGCTTAAGCGTAGCTGAATCCATAGCAGAG GTTTACAAACCGAGTGAGTATAAGCGTGTGCTCGCAATTTGCGGTCCTGGGAACAATGGTGGTGATGGGCTCGTGGCTGCCCGTCATCTTTATCACTTTGGTTACAAACCGTCTGTTTGTTATCCGAAGCGTACTCCCAAGCCTCTTTATTCTGGTTTGGTCACTCAG CTTGAATCACTATCAGTCCCTTTCTTGTCAGTTGAAGATCTTCCTTTGGACTTATCAAAGGACTTTGACATTCTAGTTGATGCAATGTTTGGATTCTCATTCCATG GCACCCCAAGGCCACCTTTTGATGATCTTATCCAAAGATTGGTTTCTTTACGAGATCATGATCAAACACACCAAAAATCCCCTGTTATTGTCTCTATAGACATTCCGTCTGGGTGGCATGTTGAAGAAGGAGACATTGGTGGTGAAGGCATTAAACCTGACATGCTG GTTTCTTTGACTGCTCCAAAGTTGTGTGCGAAGAAGTTTTGTGGTCCACACCACTTTCTAGGTGGTAGATTTGTCCCACCATCTATTGCAGATAAGTATAAGCTTTGTCTTCCACCATATCTTGGCACTTCCATGTGTGTCCGAATTGGAAAGCCTCCAAAAATTGATATATCAGCTCTTAGAGAGAATTATATATCCCCAGAACTCCTTGAGGAACAAGTGGAGGCAGATCCAATTGATCAG TTTTGCAAATGGTTTGATGATGCAGTGGCTGCTAGCTTGAAGGAACCAAATGCTATGGCATTGTCAACTGCTGGGAAGGATGGAAAACC GTCATCACGAATGGTATTGCTAAAAGGAGTTGATAAGGATGGTTTTGTCTG GTACACCAATTATGACAGTCGAAAGGCACATGACTTATCTGATAATCCCCACGCATCACTGCTTTTCTATTGGGATGGTCTTAATCGTCAG GTAAGAGTGGAAGGATCTGTGCAGAAAGTTTCGGATGAGGAATCTGAGCAGTACTTTCATAGCCGTCCTCGAGGAAGTCAGATTGGAGCAATAGTTAGCAAGCAG AGCACCGTAGTGCCTGGAAGGCATGTTCTACACCAACAATATAAAGAACTAGAGGAAACTTTTTCTGATGG AAGTTTGATTCCAAAACCTAAACACTGGGGAGGATATAGGCTTAAACCAGAGCTGTTTGAGTTTTGGCAAGGACAGAAGTCTCGCTTGCATGACAGGTGGTTTTCATCCCATTTATGA
- the LOC142620929 gene encoding pyridoxine/pyridoxamine 5'-phosphate oxidase 1, chloroplastic isoform X1 encodes MWSSLARKSRTMTCLFLATHQSSLPLIFNPSNSNVHKPSRSFHHNTLSNNKLSPAFLTPIPSLSIRAFCSNPSAKMADRAVQIQNSDSVSYLKQREAAEIDEILMGPLGFSVDQLMELAGLSVAESIAEVYKPSEYKRVLAICGPGNNGGDGLVAARHLYHFGYKPSVCYPKRTPKPLYSGLVTQLESLSVPFLSVEDLPLDLSKDFDILVDAMFGFSFHGTPRPPFDDLIQRLVSLRDHDQTHQKSPVIVSIDIPSGWHVEEGDIGGEGIKPDMLVSLTAPKLCAKKFCGPHHFLGGRFVPPSIADKYKLCLPPYLGTSMCVRIGKPPKIDISALRENYISPELLEEQVEADPIDQFCKWFDDAVAASLKEPNAMALSTAGKDGKPSSRMVLLKGVDKDGFVWYTNYDSRKAHDLSDNPHASLLFYWDGLNRQVRVEGSVQKVSDEESEQYFHSRPRGSQIGAIVSKQSTVVPGRHVLHQQYKELEETFSDGSLIPKPKHWGGYRLKPELFEFWQGQKSRLHDRLQYSPHEINGQQVWKIERLAP; translated from the exons ATGTGGTCATCGTTGGCACGCAAAAGCCGAACCATGACATGCCTATTCCTCGCTACTCACCAATCCTCACTCCCTCTCATTTTTAATCCCTCCAATTCCAACGTTCACAAACCTTCTCGCTCTTTCCACCACAACACTCTCTCCAATAATAAACTCTCCCCG GCATTTCTCACTCCAATTCCGAGTCTCTCAATTCGTGCATTTTGTTCAAATCCCAGTGCAAAAATGGCAGACAGAGCGGTTCAAATCCAAAACTCAGACTCTGTATCTTATCTTAAGCAACGAGAAGCCGCTGAGATCGATGAGATCCTCATGGGTCCTCTCGGGTTTAGCGTCGATCAGCTAATG GAATTGGCTGGCTTAAGCGTAGCTGAATCCATAGCAGAG GTTTACAAACCGAGTGAGTATAAGCGTGTGCTCGCAATTTGCGGTCCTGGGAACAATGGTGGTGATGGGCTCGTGGCTGCCCGTCATCTTTATCACTTTGGTTACAAACCGTCTGTTTGTTATCCGAAGCGTACTCCCAAGCCTCTTTATTCTGGTTTGGTCACTCAG CTTGAATCACTATCAGTCCCTTTCTTGTCAGTTGAAGATCTTCCTTTGGACTTATCAAAGGACTTTGACATTCTAGTTGATGCAATGTTTGGATTCTCATTCCATG GCACCCCAAGGCCACCTTTTGATGATCTTATCCAAAGATTGGTTTCTTTACGAGATCATGATCAAACACACCAAAAATCCCCTGTTATTGTCTCTATAGACATTCCGTCTGGGTGGCATGTTGAAGAAGGAGACATTGGTGGTGAAGGCATTAAACCTGACATGCTG GTTTCTTTGACTGCTCCAAAGTTGTGTGCGAAGAAGTTTTGTGGTCCACACCACTTTCTAGGTGGTAGATTTGTCCCACCATCTATTGCAGATAAGTATAAGCTTTGTCTTCCACCATATCTTGGCACTTCCATGTGTGTCCGAATTGGAAAGCCTCCAAAAATTGATATATCAGCTCTTAGAGAGAATTATATATCCCCAGAACTCCTTGAGGAACAAGTGGAGGCAGATCCAATTGATCAG TTTTGCAAATGGTTTGATGATGCAGTGGCTGCTAGCTTGAAGGAACCAAATGCTATGGCATTGTCAACTGCTGGGAAGGATGGAAAACC GTCATCACGAATGGTATTGCTAAAAGGAGTTGATAAGGATGGTTTTGTCTG GTACACCAATTATGACAGTCGAAAGGCACATGACTTATCTGATAATCCCCACGCATCACTGCTTTTCTATTGGGATGGTCTTAATCGTCAG GTAAGAGTGGAAGGATCTGTGCAGAAAGTTTCGGATGAGGAATCTGAGCAGTACTTTCATAGCCGTCCTCGAGGAAGTCAGATTGGAGCAATAGTTAGCAAGCAG AGCACCGTAGTGCCTGGAAGGCATGTTCTACACCAACAATATAAAGAACTAGAGGAAACTTTTTCTGATGG AAGTTTGATTCCAAAACCTAAACACTGGGGAGGATATAGGCTTAAACCAGAGCTGTTTGAGTTTTGGCAAGGACAGAAGTCTCGCTTGCATGACAG GTTGCAGTATTCTCCTCATGAAATCAATGGACAACAAGTGTGGAAAATTGAGCGGTTGGCTCCTTGA